A region of Sphingobium amiense DNA encodes the following proteins:
- a CDS encoding response regulator transcription factor: protein MESKRVVHVIDDEETIRKAVGFTLRTAGFAVETYGSGVDFLKIADEAERGSIVLDMHMPDMNGLQVQAALTQMDISMPVVMLTGNGDIALAVQAMKAGAVDFLAKPIERALLLDAIDRAFARIDTAEGRALEEAEACRQVDLLTPRERDVLEGLAQGLPNKTIAYDLGISSRTVEVHRASIMSKLGVRTLAETLRIAFAAGMGRPL, encoded by the coding sequence ATGGAGAGCAAGCGCGTCGTTCATGTCATTGATGACGAAGAAACAATCAGGAAAGCTGTAGGATTCACATTAAGGACAGCGGGATTTGCCGTCGAGACCTATGGCTCGGGAGTCGACTTTCTGAAAATTGCAGATGAAGCTGAAAGAGGTAGCATCGTTCTCGACATGCACATGCCGGACATGAACGGTCTACAGGTTCAGGCAGCGCTGACGCAGATGGATATAAGCATGCCAGTCGTGATGCTGACCGGCAACGGAGACATTGCGCTTGCTGTCCAAGCGATGAAGGCGGGTGCTGTCGATTTCCTGGCCAAACCTATCGAACGGGCGCTGCTGCTCGATGCGATAGACCGAGCGTTCGCGCGCATCGACACGGCCGAGGGGCGCGCTCTCGAAGAAGCCGAGGCATGCCGACAGGTCGATCTACTGACACCGCGCGAACGGGATGTTCTCGAAGGCCTTGCGCAAGGCCTTCCGAACAAGACCATCGCCTATGATCTGGGCATTTCTTCACGGACGGTCGAAGTCCATCGCGCGAGCATCATGTCCAAGCTTGGAGTCCGTACCCTTGCCGAAACCTTGCGGATCGCCTTTGCGGCTGGAATGGGAAGGCCGCTGTAG
- a CDS encoding oleate hydratase: MHYSSGNYEAFVRPRKPEGADRKTAWFVGSGLAGLAGAAFLIRDGGVAGEHITILEELHVPGGALDGLDVPEKGFVIRGGREMEEHFECLWDLYRSIPSLEIEDASVLDEFYRLNKDDPNFSLQRVTQNQGQDVPDKALLTLGGRAQKDLISVFLATREEMENKRINEVFGDDFLRSNFWLYWRTMFAFEEWHSALEMKLYLHRFIHHIGSLADFSSLKFNRYNQYESMVLPLVKWLQDRGVRFRYGVEVTDVDFDIQPGRKQATRIAWIENGVEGGVDLGADDLVFITIGSLTENSDNGDHHTPARLNEGPAPAWDLWRRIAAKDPAFGRPDVFGSHIPETKWASATITTLDARIPAYIRKIARRDPFSGTVVTGGIVTVKDSSWLLSWTVSRQPHFRKQPKDQIVAWFYALFVDRPGDYVKKPMQDCTGEEITQEWLYHLGVPVEDIPGLAATGAKTVPVMMPYITAFFMPRQAGDRPDVVPEGAVNFAFVGQFAESKQRDCIFTTEYSVRTPMEAVYTLMKVERGVPEVFNSTYDIRTLLATIGPLRDGKGIDIPGPSFLRKLLMKKLEGTEIAQLLEEFHLLSR; the protein is encoded by the coding sequence ATGCACTATAGTAGCGGGAACTACGAAGCTTTCGTGCGGCCCCGCAAACCTGAGGGCGCTGACAGGAAGACGGCCTGGTTCGTCGGCTCGGGTCTTGCGGGACTGGCAGGCGCGGCGTTCCTGATCCGCGACGGCGGCGTCGCCGGCGAGCATATTACCATCCTTGAGGAGCTGCATGTTCCCGGCGGCGCGCTCGACGGCCTCGACGTCCCCGAAAAGGGGTTCGTCATCCGCGGAGGGCGCGAGATGGAGGAGCATTTCGAATGCCTCTGGGATCTCTATCGCTCGATCCCTTCGCTGGAGATCGAGGATGCGAGTGTGCTCGACGAATTCTACCGGCTCAACAAGGACGATCCCAATTTTTCGCTTCAACGCGTGACGCAGAACCAGGGCCAGGATGTGCCCGACAAGGCTTTGCTGACACTCGGCGGTCGCGCGCAAAAAGATCTGATCTCCGTCTTCCTCGCGACGCGGGAGGAGATGGAGAACAAGCGGATCAACGAAGTCTTCGGCGATGATTTCCTCAGGAGCAATTTCTGGCTCTACTGGCGCACCATGTTCGCCTTCGAGGAATGGCATTCCGCGCTCGAGATGAAGCTCTATCTGCATCGCTTCATCCACCATATCGGCAGTCTGGCGGATTTTTCCTCGCTCAAGTTCAACCGCTACAACCAATATGAATCGATGGTCCTGCCGTTGGTCAAATGGTTGCAGGATCGCGGTGTCAGATTTCGCTACGGCGTCGAGGTCACCGACGTCGATTTCGACATCCAGCCCGGCCGCAAGCAGGCGACCCGGATTGCCTGGATCGAAAACGGCGTCGAAGGCGGCGTCGATCTCGGCGCCGATGATCTCGTCTTCATCACCATCGGATCGCTGACCGAAAATTCCGACAATGGCGATCATCATACACCGGCCAGGCTGAATGAGGGGCCGGCGCCGGCCTGGGACCTGTGGCGCCGGATCGCGGCCAAGGACCCGGCCTTTGGTCGTCCCGACGTGTTCGGATCGCACATCCCGGAAACCAAATGGGCGTCGGCGACCATCACCACGCTCGACGCGCGCATTCCGGCGTACATTCGCAAGATCGCCAGGCGCGATCCGTTCAGCGGCACGGTGGTGACTGGCGGCATCGTCACGGTCAAGGACTCGAGCTGGCTGCTGAGCTGGACGGTCAGCCGGCAACCCCACTTCAGGAAACAGCCGAAGGACCAGATCGTCGCCTGGTTCTATGCCTTGTTCGTCGACCGGCCGGGCGACTATGTGAAGAAGCCGATGCAGGACTGCACGGGCGAGGAGATCACGCAGGAATGGCTTTATCATCTCGGCGTGCCGGTCGAGGACATCCCCGGCCTCGCCGCGACGGGGGCGAAGACCGTGCCGGTGATGATGCCCTACATCACCGCCTTCTTCATGCCGCGCCAGGCCGGCGACCGGCCGGACGTGGTGCCCGAGGGCGCGGTCAACTTCGCCTTTGTCGGCCAGTTTGCCGAGTCGAAGCAGCGTGATTGTATCTTCACGACGGAATATTCGGTGCGCACGCCGATGGAGGCCGTCTACACCCTGATGAAGGTCGAACGCGGCGTGCCGGAAGTGTTCAACTCAACCTATGATATCCGCACGCTTCTGGCCACAATCGGGCCGCTCAGGGATGGCAAAGGGATCGACATTCCCGGCCCGTCCTTCCTGCGCAAGCTGTTGATGAAGAAGCTTGAAGGCACAGAGATCGCCCAGCTGTTGGAAGAGTTTCATCTCCTTTCGCGATAG
- a CDS encoding F0F1 ATP synthase subunit gamma, whose product MSDRLAEIGQRIETVRQLGAVVNAMQGIAAQRAHQARALLPAVRRYAETARTAIGQARRLDEPLARFPARAVGGARGGLILFGAEQGFAGAFPEQLLDGAAADMQDRHILLIGARTATLAAERGLRIAWSASMPSKADALPALATSIIDALYDYLDEVGAVPITMAYPVWSSGKGVSIVRASLLPLDLDTFPASTADLPPLVNINAADLIGDLTAEYVFAHICAAAVETFVAENEARLRTMATARSHIDRKGEALRLEERLTRQDQITSEVVELSGGRHRRE is encoded by the coding sequence ATGAGCGATCGCCTCGCCGAGATCGGCCAGCGGATCGAGACCGTCCGCCAGCTCGGTGCGGTGGTCAACGCCATGCAGGGCATCGCCGCGCAGCGGGCGCATCAGGCGCGCGCGCTGCTGCCTGCGGTGCGACGCTATGCGGAGACCGCCCGCACCGCCATTGGCCAGGCGCGCCGCCTTGACGAGCCACTGGCGCGTTTTCCGGCGCGGGCGGTCGGTGGTGCGAGAGGCGGCCTTATCCTGTTCGGTGCGGAGCAAGGCTTTGCCGGGGCCTTTCCGGAGCAGCTGCTCGACGGCGCCGCGGCCGACATGCAGGACAGGCATATTCTTCTGATTGGCGCGCGCACGGCCACGCTTGCGGCCGAGCGCGGTCTGCGCATCGCATGGAGCGCGAGCATGCCGAGCAAGGCCGATGCGCTGCCCGCACTCGCGACAAGCATCATCGACGCGCTGTACGACTATCTGGACGAGGTCGGCGCGGTGCCCATCACCATGGCTTATCCGGTCTGGAGCAGCGGCAAGGGCGTCTCGATCGTGCGCGCGAGCCTCCTGCCGCTCGACCTCGACACTTTCCCCGCGTCCACGGCGGATTTGCCGCCGCTCGTCAATATCAACGCGGCGGACCTTATCGGCGACCTGACCGCGGAATATGTCTTCGCCCACATCTGCGCGGCTGCGGTCGAGACGTTCGTCGCCGAGAATGAGGCACGGCTGCGCACCATGGCGACCGCCCGCAGCCACATCGATCGCAAGGGCGAGGCCCTGCGCCTCGAGGAGCGCCTCACGCGTCAGGATCAGATCACCAGTGAAGTCGTCGAACTGAGCGGCGGGCGACATCGGCGAGAATGA